The Pseudodesulfovibrio alkaliphilus genome has a window encoding:
- a CDS encoding 4Fe-4S dicluster domain-containing protein, with protein sequence MNTISLDASHDADFVRQVEAESGQNLSLCYQCGNCTAGCPYTSFYDIPVSQIMRLVQAGQRDTVLSCKSLWLCATCESCTTRCPNNIDVARIMDVLRHMARRAGHAPEPAIKAFWDSFLDSVKKHGRVFEMGVVAGYMLKTGRVLTDADLAKDMLPKGKLSFRPHPIVGRQSVIEIFKRYHEERKS encoded by the coding sequence ATGAACACAATATCTCTCGACGCCTCCCATGATGCGGACTTCGTCCGTCAGGTGGAGGCGGAAAGCGGGCAGAACCTGAGTCTTTGCTATCAATGCGGCAACTGTACGGCGGGGTGCCCGTACACATCCTTTTACGACATTCCCGTCAGTCAGATTATGCGCCTTGTGCAGGCTGGCCAGCGGGATACGGTCCTTTCCTGCAAATCCTTGTGGCTGTGCGCCACCTGCGAGTCGTGCACGACCCGCTGCCCGAACAATATCGACGTGGCGCGGATCATGGACGTGCTGCGTCATATGGCCCGGCGGGCCGGGCATGCTCCAGAGCCAGCGATCAAGGCGTTTTGGGATAGTTTTCTTGATTCGGTCAAAAAACACGGACGGGTCTTCGAGATGGGAGTCGTCGCCGGGTACATGCTCAAGACCGGGCGAGTCCTGACCGACGCGGATCTGGCCAAGGACATGCTCCCCAAGGGCAAACTGAGCTTCAGACCGCACCCCATTGTCGGCAGGCAGAGCGTGATCGAGATTTTCAAACGCTACCATGAGGAGCGCAAGTCGTGA
- a CDS encoding co-chaperone GroES: MSLNPLHDRVIVKRKEGEEKTAGGIYIPDSAKEKPQAGTVLAAGPDCKTVKKGDAILFAKYAGSEFRMDGDDLVIMREDDILGVFA, encoded by the coding sequence ATGAGTTTGAATCCCCTGCACGACCGCGTCATCGTCAAGAGGAAGGAAGGAGAGGAGAAGACCGCCGGGGGCATCTACATCCCGGACTCCGCCAAGGAAAAGCCCCAGGCGGGGACCGTTCTGGCCGCCGGCCCTGATTGCAAGACCGTCAAGAAGGGCGATGCCATTCTCTTTGCCAAGTATGCCGGAAGCGAGTTTCGGATGGACGGCGACGATCTCGTCATCATGCGCGAGGACGACATCCTTGGCGTGTTCGCCTAG
- a CDS encoding amphi-Trp domain-containing protein, whose protein sequence is MGRETVLFKSEERKSAAEAAAVLRTIADRIESGQITLTGQGGEVSLVIPPQVTLEIKAEEEEGRTLKRSLEIELEWAEGDTGPDTGVKIG, encoded by the coding sequence ATGGGACGCGAGACCGTGCTTTTCAAGAGTGAGGAAAGAAAATCCGCGGCCGAAGCGGCCGCAGTGCTACGGACCATCGCCGACAGGATCGAATCCGGCCAGATCACCCTGACGGGCCAGGGAGGGGAAGTCTCCCTCGTCATCCCGCCCCAGGTCACTCTGGAGATCAAGGCCGAGGAGGAAGAGGGCCGCACCCTCAAACGCTCCCTTGAAATCGAACTGGAATGGGCCGAGGGCGACACCGGCCCGGACACAGGCGTGAAGATCGGTTAA
- a CDS encoding alpha/beta fold hydrolase has product MTDSRLIWCHGSLAAPWGRKSTALARTAGRLGLSMEAPDFRDLDGPDQRVERLADALAQETRPVILAGSSMGGYVAAAACARSEVAALFLVAPAFFLPGYALDTFTGLPPAVTVVHGWGDEVVPVDNVLRFARRHRASLHILDDDHSLANSLERIDLLFASFLESCRGRA; this is encoded by the coding sequence ATGACCGATTCCCGCCTGATCTGGTGCCATGGTTCCCTCGCCGCACCCTGGGGCCGCAAGAGCACGGCCCTGGCCAGGACCGCCGGGCGGCTCGGCCTGTCCATGGAGGCACCGGACTTCCGCGATCTGGACGGCCCGGACCAGAGGGTGGAGCGGCTGGCGGATGCCCTGGCCCAAGAGACGCGCCCCGTGATCCTGGCAGGATCGAGCATGGGCGGCTATGTGGCCGCAGCCGCCTGCGCCCGGAGCGAGGTGGCAGCACTCTTCCTGGTGGCCCCGGCCTTTTTCCTGCCCGGCTACGCCCTTGACACCTTCACGGGCCTGCCCCCCGCCGTCACGGTGGTCCACGGCTGGGGCGACGAGGTGGTGCCGGTGGACAACGTCCTGCGCTTCGCCCGCCGCCACCGGGCCAGCCTGCATATCCTGGACGATGACCACTCCCTGGCGAACAGTCTGGAACGGATCGACCTCCTCTTCGCCAGTTTTCTCGAATCCTGCCGGGGGCGGGCATGA
- a CDS encoding alpha,alpha-trehalose-phosphate synthase (UDP-forming), with amino-acid sequence MESNTRRLVVVSNRLPAALALEDGRWQVRAGAGGLVSALAPVLRDRGGMWIGWSGTSDPEVDAAGLLADFSSEAGYDLYTVPLTADEVAGYYFGFSNEIIWPLFHDLQTRCRFDPDYWRMYLDVNFKFAEVVARKTTPDDYVWIHDYHLMHQALFLKSMGVKRRTGFFLHIPFPPPDIFMKLPWRWKLIQALTEFDLVGFQTLQDRRNFTGCLHRLMPEARVSGRGAVVSVDMGSRTLRVGAFPISIDFNQFADMARRREVADRAFGIKEALRHRKIILGVDRLDYTKGIPERIRSIKTLLRRYPDLKGQVNFVQIAVPSREEVDEYRELRTEIEQLVGRVNGEFSFPGWVPVHYHYRSFPPDELAAYYLAADTALVTPLRDGMNLVAKEYCACNVDEDGALILSEFAGAAAQLQKNAYLVNPYDLEGVAKALHRVFHWDKEERRRHMSRLRDQIRRNNIYWWVDSFLQAGIAKNLGDFPAADAMTYTRG; translated from the coding sequence ATGGAATCGAATACTCGACGTTTGGTGGTGGTGTCCAACCGCCTCCCGGCGGCCCTGGCCCTGGAGGACGGCCGCTGGCAGGTCAGGGCCGGAGCTGGCGGGCTGGTCTCCGCCCTGGCGCCAGTGCTGCGCGACCGGGGGGGGATGTGGATAGGCTGGTCCGGCACTTCGGACCCGGAGGTGGACGCAGCCGGGCTATTGGCGGACTTCTCGTCCGAGGCCGGGTATGACCTCTACACCGTGCCCCTGACGGCGGATGAAGTGGCGGGGTACTACTTCGGCTTTTCCAACGAGATCATCTGGCCGCTGTTTCACGATCTGCAAACACGCTGCCGTTTCGACCCGGACTATTGGCGCATGTACCTCGACGTGAACTTCAAGTTCGCCGAGGTGGTCGCCCGCAAGACCACGCCTGACGACTATGTCTGGATTCACGACTATCATCTCATGCACCAGGCGCTCTTTCTCAAAAGCATGGGGGTCAAGCGGCGAACCGGCTTCTTTCTGCACATCCCCTTTCCGCCGCCCGACATCTTCATGAAGCTGCCCTGGCGCTGGAAACTCATCCAGGCCCTGACAGAGTTCGATCTCGTGGGCTTCCAGACCCTCCAGGACAGGCGCAACTTCACCGGCTGTCTGCACCGGCTCATGCCCGAGGCCAGGGTCTCGGGCCGCGGCGCGGTGGTGTCTGTGGACATGGGCAGCCGGACTCTTCGCGTGGGCGCGTTCCCCATCTCCATCGACTTCAACCAGTTCGCGGACATGGCCCGGCGGCGCGAGGTGGCGGACAGGGCCTTCGGCATCAAGGAGGCCCTGCGCCACCGCAAGATCATCCTGGGCGTTGACCGACTCGACTACACCAAGGGCATCCCCGAGCGCATCCGCTCCATCAAAACCCTGCTCAGGCGCTACCCGGACCTCAAGGGACAGGTCAATTTCGTCCAGATCGCGGTACCCAGCCGCGAGGAGGTGGACGAATACAGGGAGCTGCGCACCGAAATCGAACAGCTGGTGGGCCGGGTCAACGGCGAGTTCTCCTTTCCGGGCTGGGTGCCCGTCCATTACCATTATCGCAGCTTCCCGCCCGACGAGCTGGCAGCCTATTATCTGGCCGCCGACACGGCCCTGGTCACTCCGCTGCGCGACGGCATGAACCTGGTGGCCAAGGAATACTGCGCCTGCAACGTGGACGAGGACGGCGCCCTGATTCTCAGCGAGTTCGCCGGAGCCGCGGCCCAGCTCCAGAAAAACGCCTACCTGGTCAACCCCTACGACCTGGAGGGAGTGGCCAAGGCCCTGCACCGCGTCTTCCACTGGGATAAGGAGGAACGCAGACGGCACATGAGCCGATTGCGCGACCAGATCCGCCGCAACAACATATACTGGTGGGTCGATTCCTTTCTCCAGGCAGGCATTGCAAAGAATCTCGGCGACTTCCCGGCAGCGGACGCCATGACCTACACGCGTGGATGA
- a CDS encoding iron-containing alcohol dehydrogenase yields the protein MAVLEQVNGFFIPSVTLIGIGASKEIPKKIKALGGKKPLIVTDPGIVATGILKQITDILDAAKIKYEVYDKTIPNPTDANVAEGVEFYKNAKCDSLITLGGGSSHDCGKGIGLVVSNGGTIHDYEGVDKSTKPLPPYVAVNTTAGTASEMTRFCIITDLSRKVKMAIVDWRVTPGIALDDPLLMVGMPPALTAATGMDALTHAVEAYVSTIATPMTDACAEKAIELIFQHLRPAVANGKDIVAREGMCFAQYLAGMAFNNASLGHVHAMAHQLGGFYDLPHGECNAILLPHVEKFNLIAKVDRFVKMAEIMGENTEGLSPRDAAELALDAIRKLSADVGIPSGLVELGKRYGKEVKAEDIAIMTGNAQKDACGFTNPRCPNDKDVADIYAAAL from the coding sequence ATGGCAGTGCTTGAACAAGTTAACGGTTTCTTCATTCCCAGCGTGACCCTTATCGGCATTGGGGCCTCGAAGGAGATTCCCAAGAAGATCAAGGCCCTTGGAGGCAAAAAGCCCCTGATCGTCACCGATCCCGGTATCGTGGCCACCGGAATCCTCAAGCAGATCACGGACATCCTTGACGCCGCCAAGATCAAGTACGAAGTCTATGACAAGACCATCCCCAATCCGACCGACGCCAACGTGGCCGAGGGTGTGGAGTTCTACAAGAACGCCAAGTGCGACAGCCTCATCACCCTGGGCGGCGGCTCTTCCCACGACTGCGGCAAGGGCATTGGTCTGGTCGTGTCCAACGGCGGCACCATCCACGACTACGAGGGAGTGGACAAGTCCACCAAGCCCCTGCCTCCCTATGTCGCGGTGAACACCACTGCCGGTACCGCCTCTGAAATGACCCGTTTCTGCATCATCACCGATCTTTCGCGCAAGGTGAAGATGGCCATTGTGGATTGGCGCGTGACGCCCGGCATCGCCCTGGACGATCCGCTGCTGATGGTGGGCATGCCCCCGGCCCTGACCGCCGCCACCGGCATGGATGCCCTGACCCATGCCGTGGAGGCTTACGTCTCCACCATCGCCACTCCCATGACCGACGCCTGTGCCGAAAAGGCCATCGAACTGATTTTCCAGCACCTGCGCCCCGCTGTGGCCAACGGCAAGGACATCGTTGCCCGCGAAGGCATGTGCTTTGCCCAGTATCTCGCCGGTATGGCCTTCAACAACGCCTCTCTGGGGCACGTTCATGCCATGGCCCATCAGCTCGGCGGCTTCTATGACCTTCCCCATGGCGAGTGCAATGCCATCCTGCTGCCCCATGTTGAGAAATTCAACCTCATCGCGAAGGTCGATCGTTTCGTCAAAATGGCTGAAATCATGGGTGAAAACACCGAAGGTCTGTCTCCGCGAGACGCGGCCGAGCTGGCCCTTGACGCCATCAGGAAGCTCTCTGCGGATGTGGGCATCCCCTCCGGGCTCGTCGAGCTTGGGAAGCGGTACGGTAAGGAGGTCAAGGCCGAAGACATCGCAATCATGACCGGAAACGCCCAGAAGGACGCCTGCGGCTTCACCAACCCGCGTTGCCCCAACGACAAGGATGTGGCCGATATCTACGCTGCGGCGTTGTAG
- a CDS encoding ATP-binding protein, producing the protein MLLLSAVIAAVVLAFSAAAIAWNAHSLSSQLERRIDNLLAVAQTGLSTAVWQLDHASVGDLLDAILVDNAVILARVSAGAEVMAERIRPVDDGRKTPLSSTLTRTTPITRHGEAIGSFTLVVSSAPLRRDILVNAGSTLALGLILILIITQATGHFTRKRLLIPLQKLEQSAEAIAEGNLDTPVEMAPACELRNLSRAFDDMREAMRHLIKDLQVANSRLTDHRTHLESMVAERTEELERNNASLNAALAELDNARLAAETANLAKSRFLSGMSHEIRTPMNAILGMADILRESPLTQDQANYVEIIRNAGENLLHILDDLIDLARIEAGDLTLERTAFSLAETVDKACAAVDSKAADKSLEFTCTLAPDMPDRLTGDPARLGQVLASLLDNAVKFTDSGDVRLEVARAPSRDGGIVAQFSVSDTGPGIPADKLASIFDAFTQANNTTTRRHGGTGLGLAISKRLIHMMDGRIWAESSPGRGSAFHFTVPFSAPQAVANPRTGPDRTSRDAPPARGGLDLPAASILMFEDSRYNAFVIRTYLNDTPWRLTVAENARQGLDLFRSGGFDLVLMDVRMPDMDGCEATRAIRQWENEHGLSRTPVVALTAHAHDDDAGRCLEAGMDHYLAKPVRKSALIEIVLRLIRPRETTADSTEAQAPGKQTC; encoded by the coding sequence GTGCTGCTTCTGTCGGCGGTCATCGCGGCAGTGGTGCTCGCCTTCTCGGCCGCCGCCATCGCCTGGAACGCCCACAGCCTCTCCAGCCAGCTCGAACGGCGCATCGACAATCTCCTGGCCGTGGCCCAGACCGGCCTGTCCACCGCAGTCTGGCAACTGGACCACGCCTCGGTGGGAGACCTCCTCGACGCCATCCTCGTGGACAACGCCGTGATCCTGGCCCGGGTCAGCGCCGGAGCCGAGGTCATGGCCGAGCGCATCCGGCCTGTCGACGACGGGCGGAAAACTCCCCTGTCCAGCACCCTGACCAGAACCACGCCCATCACCCGACACGGCGAAGCCATCGGCTCCTTCACCCTTGTCGTCTCCAGCGCCCCCCTGCGCCGGGATATTCTGGTCAATGCGGGCTCCACCCTGGCCCTGGGCCTGATTCTGATCCTGATCATCACCCAGGCCACGGGCCACTTCACCCGCAAGCGGCTGCTCATCCCGCTGCAAAAGCTCGAGCAATCCGCCGAGGCCATCGCCGAGGGCAATCTGGACACTCCGGTGGAAATGGCGCCCGCCTGCGAGTTGCGCAATCTTTCCCGCGCCTTTGACGACATGCGCGAGGCAATGCGCCACCTCATCAAAGACCTCCAGGTGGCCAACTCGCGCCTGACGGACCACCGCACCCACCTGGAGAGCATGGTCGCCGAACGCACCGAGGAACTTGAGCGCAACAACGCCTCCCTCAATGCGGCCCTGGCCGAACTGGACAACGCCAGGCTCGCGGCCGAGACGGCGAACCTCGCCAAGAGCCGGTTTCTGTCGGGCATGAGTCACGAAATCCGCACCCCCATGAACGCCATCCTGGGCATGGCCGACATCCTGCGCGAATCCCCCCTGACCCAGGATCAAGCAAATTATGTCGAGATCATCAGAAATGCGGGCGAGAATCTGCTCCACATCCTTGACGACCTCATTGATCTCGCCAGGATAGAGGCGGGAGACCTGACCCTGGAGCGCACCGCCTTCAGCCTGGCCGAGACCGTGGACAAAGCCTGTGCGGCCGTGGATTCCAAAGCAGCGGACAAGTCCCTGGAATTCACCTGCACCCTGGCCCCGGACATGCCCGACAGGCTCACAGGCGACCCGGCCAGACTCGGGCAGGTCCTCGCCAGCCTGCTGGACAACGCGGTCAAGTTTACCGACAGCGGCGACGTGCGCCTGGAAGTGGCCCGCGCCCCAAGCCGCGACGGGGGTATTGTCGCACAGTTTTCAGTGTCGGACACCGGCCCCGGCATTCCGGCCGACAAGCTGGCCTCCATCTTCGACGCCTTCACCCAGGCCAACAACACCACCACCCGCCGCCACGGCGGCACCGGACTGGGGCTTGCCATCAGCAAGCGGCTGATCCACATGATGGACGGACGCATCTGGGCCGAAAGCTCACCGGGCCGAGGCAGCGCCTTCCATTTCACCGTTCCCTTCTCCGCACCCCAGGCTGTGGCCAACCCTCGCACCGGCCCGGACCGGACATCCCGCGACGCACCCCCGGCCCGAGGCGGCCTTGACCTGCCCGCCGCCTCCATCCTGATGTTCGAGGACTCCCGCTACAACGCCTTCGTGATCCGCACCTACCTCAATGACACGCCGTGGCGTCTGACAGTGGCGGAAAACGCCCGCCAGGGACTGGACCTCTTCCGGAGCGGCGGCTTCGACCTCGTGCTCATGGATGTGCGGATGCCGGATATGGATGGGTGCGAGGCCACCCGCGCCATCAGGCAATGGGAGAACGAACACGGCCTCTCCCGGACCCCGGTGGTGGCCCTGACCGCCCACGCCCACGACGACGACGCAGGGCGCTGCCTGGAGGCAGGCATGGACCACTATCTGGCCAAGCCCGTCAGGAAGAGCGCCCTGATCGAGATCGTCCTCAGGCTTATACGGCCCCGGGAAACCACGGCAGATTCGACCGAGGCGCAGGCTCCTGGGAAGCAAACGTGTTGA
- a CDS encoding sensor domain-containing diguanylate cyclase, with product MDVNWLLNECSDPYTLERLFYVERYAWLSLSPDMCAVISLDGQFEDVNTHWERTTGISREKLQGAYLIEHIHFDDRERALADMQRLITSDIGSTTFSFRFLCKGGKHVELNWNVIFSPDHNAYFCTVLDPARDADRLAYTDVLTGLKNRLALGKDLPDVLAQAREAGSGAAVLFIDLDGFKSVNDTLGHKAGDTLLVRAARRMKYVIGQQGTAYRPGGDEFVIVLPRADRNVAAGMAGQLVERLRSQYVIEEERVGTGASLGIAMFPADGESAEALMEAADKAMYSVKHCGKNNFAFFASGTDDDPDCPQTC from the coding sequence ATGGATGTCAACTGGTTGCTCAACGAGTGCTCCGATCCCTACACTCTGGAGCGGCTTTTCTATGTCGAACGCTATGCGTGGCTTTCGCTCTCGCCCGACATGTGCGCCGTCATCTCGCTGGACGGCCAGTTCGAGGATGTCAACACCCACTGGGAGCGGACCACGGGCATCAGCCGGGAGAAGCTTCAGGGCGCGTACCTCATCGAGCACATCCATTTTGATGACCGCGAACGCGCCCTGGCCGACATGCAGCGGCTGATCACCTCGGACATCGGTTCCACCACCTTTTCCTTCCGTTTTCTCTGCAAGGGCGGCAAGCATGTGGAGTTGAACTGGAACGTCATCTTCTCGCCCGATCACAACGCCTATTTCTGCACTGTGCTCGACCCGGCCCGCGACGCCGACCGCCTGGCCTACACCGACGTGCTCACCGGCCTCAAGAATCGGCTGGCCCTGGGCAAGGATCTGCCCGATGTCCTGGCCCAGGCCCGGGAGGCGGGCTCGGGCGCGGCAGTGCTCTTCATCGACCTCGACGGCTTCAAGTCTGTCAACGACACCCTGGGCCACAAGGCGGGAGATACCCTGCTGGTGCGTGCGGCGCGGCGCATGAAATATGTGATCGGCCAGCAGGGCACTGCGTATCGGCCCGGCGGGGACGAGTTCGTCATCGTCCTGCCCCGGGCGGACCGCAATGTGGCTGCGGGCATGGCCGGGCAGCTGGTGGAGCGGCTTCGCTCCCAGTATGTCATCGAGGAAGAGCGGGTGGGCACGGGCGCCTCCCTTGGCATCGCCATGTTCCCGGCCGACGGAGAGAGCGCCGAGGCGCTCATGGAGGCGGCGGACAAGGCCATGTATTCGGTCAAGCATTGCGGCAAGAACAATTTCGCCTTTTTCGCCAGCGGTACAGACGACGACCCGGACTGTCCGCAAACCTGCTGA
- the groL gene encoding chaperonin GroEL (60 kDa chaperone family; promotes refolding of misfolded polypeptides especially under stressful conditions; forms two stacked rings of heptamers to form a barrel-shaped 14mer; ends can be capped by GroES; misfolded proteins enter the barrel where they are refolded when GroES binds), with the protein MSAKAIDYKAIAREGMQRGVNILADAVKVTLGPKGRNVMLEKTWGAPQVTKDGVTVAEKITLEDKLENMGAQMVKEVASKTNEIAGDGTTTATILAQVIFNEGVKLLAAGRNPMSIKRGVDAAVEAVVAELDSLAKPVKKSSEIAQVGAISANNDETIGAILAEAVEKVGDNGVITVEESQGLTTELDVVEGMQWDNGWLSPYFVTNQDKQEAIFEKPFILLSEGKISNIKPLIPILEAVAKAGRPLLIIAETVENEALAGLTINAMRGALKVCAVKAPGFGDRRKDMVRDIAVMTGASVISEDAGVTLESIKPQDFGTAKKVVVGKKNTLIVGGAGDKKAITGRCEEINHLIRNATSDYDREKLQERLARLAGGVAVVKVGAPTEIEMKERKDRVEDALNATRAAVDEGIVPGGGTALVRAGKVLAKLKLADDTEMAGVRIIVRAVEEPLRQIANNCGLEGTVVVEKVKELKGANGFNAATGQYVDLVKEGVIDPKKVTRIALQNAASVASMLLTTECAISEAPKEKNEK; encoded by the coding sequence ATGTCAGCCAAAGCCATCGACTACAAAGCCATTGCCCGCGAGGGCATGCAGCGCGGCGTGAACATTCTCGCCGACGCGGTCAAGGTCACTCTCGGTCCCAAGGGCCGCAACGTGATGCTGGAAAAGACCTGGGGCGCACCCCAGGTGACCAAGGACGGCGTCACCGTGGCCGAGAAGATCACCCTTGAGGACAAGCTCGAGAACATGGGCGCCCAGATGGTCAAGGAGGTTGCCTCCAAGACCAACGAGATTGCAGGCGACGGCACCACCACCGCCACCATTCTGGCCCAGGTCATTTTTAACGAGGGCGTCAAGCTGCTGGCCGCCGGCCGCAATCCCATGTCCATCAAGCGCGGCGTCGACGCCGCTGTTGAGGCTGTGGTGGCCGAGTTGGATTCCCTGGCCAAGCCGGTCAAGAAAAGCTCGGAGATCGCCCAGGTGGGCGCCATTTCCGCCAACAACGACGAGACCATCGGCGCCATCCTGGCCGAGGCTGTCGAAAAGGTGGGCGACAACGGCGTCATCACCGTGGAGGAATCCCAGGGCCTGACCACCGAACTGGACGTGGTCGAAGGTATGCAGTGGGACAACGGCTGGCTCTCCCCCTATTTCGTGACCAACCAGGACAAGCAGGAGGCCATCTTCGAGAAGCCCTTCATCCTGCTCTCCGAAGGCAAGATTTCCAACATCAAGCCGTTGATCCCCATCCTCGAAGCCGTGGCCAAGGCCGGTCGGCCCCTGCTGATCATCGCCGAGACCGTTGAGAACGAGGCCCTGGCCGGACTGACCATCAACGCCATGCGCGGCGCCCTCAAGGTCTGCGCGGTCAAGGCTCCGGGCTTTGGCGACCGGCGCAAGGACATGGTCCGCGACATCGCCGTCATGACCGGCGCCAGCGTCATCTCCGAGGATGCGGGCGTGACCCTCGAATCCATCAAGCCCCAGGACTTCGGCACGGCCAAGAAGGTCGTGGTGGGCAAGAAGAATACCCTCATCGTGGGCGGCGCTGGCGACAAGAAGGCCATCACCGGCCGCTGCGAAGAGATCAACCATCTCATTCGCAACGCCACCAGCGACTATGACCGCGAGAAGCTTCAGGAGCGCTTGGCGCGGCTGGCGGGCGGCGTGGCCGTGGTCAAGGTGGGCGCTCCCACCGAGATCGAGATGAAGGAGCGCAAGGACCGCGTGGAGGACGCCCTCAACGCCACCCGCGCCGCCGTGGACGAGGGTATCGTGCCCGGCGGCGGCACCGCCCTGGTGCGCGCAGGCAAGGTGCTGGCCAAGCTCAAGCTGGCCGACGATACTGAAATGGCCGGTGTACGTATCATCGTCCGGGCCGTGGAGGAGCCGCTCAGGCAGATTGCCAACAACTGCGGCCTCGAAGGTACCGTGGTGGTGGAGAAGGTCAAGGAATTGAAGGGTGCCAACGGCTTCAACGCCGCCACCGGCCAGTACGTGGATCTGGTCAAGGAGGGCGTCATCGATCCCAAGAAGGTCACGCGCATCGCCCTGCAGAACGCGGCCAGCGTGGCCAGCATGCTCCTGACCACCGAGTGCGCCATCTCCGAGGCACCCAAGGAAAAGAACGAGAAGTAA
- a CDS encoding rhodanese-like domain-containing protein yields MIRRSRLSGLPRALGALLVALAFALAAPGPSARASEGFPLRHYYPEVPFISTADLLAGYGEIIVLDIRSRLEYDVARINNAVLLPLNEPDFGDRLVRVRPRESATPMAFYCNGHTCAKSYQAVQVALSLGFTNVFVYDGGIFDWIDAAPDKATLMGETPARAGRVIPPRDYLIRVLSYDAFAEAAKATDAVVIDIRDPFQRDVVPDIDGIRPIALDPLLSLVVSRIWTEKRLLFFDAVGSQVRWLQYFLEAYGYFDYAFLEGGVAAIAGDPGRVRPVIETNRSIVSSQEMLLKLTGDPNLDNSDRKVLSFLLANVKFNNYIVVDLADAGKILCIPQDLFMTSVRKLTRHRYATHTVMQETLIVQVDPRLGWKGKVGDKTWEDKMAEFDKTVGR; encoded by the coding sequence ATGATCCGACGCTCCCGACTCTCCGGCCTCCCCCGCGCCCTGGGCGCCCTCCTGGTCGCCCTTGCGTTCGCCCTTGCGGCCCCCGGCCCGTCGGCCAGAGCCTCCGAGGGTTTTCCCCTGCGCCACTATTACCCCGAGGTGCCCTTCATCTCCACCGCCGACCTGCTGGCCGGATATGGCGAGATCATCGTCCTCGACATCCGCTCGCGGCTGGAATACGACGTGGCCCGGATCAACAATGCCGTGCTCCTGCCCCTCAACGAACCGGACTTCGGCGACAGGCTGGTACGGGTCCGGCCCAGGGAGTCGGCCACGCCCATGGCCTTTTATTGCAACGGCCACACCTGCGCCAAGAGCTATCAGGCGGTCCAGGTGGCCCTGTCGCTGGGATTCACCAACGTCTTCGTCTATGATGGCGGCATCTTCGACTGGATCGACGCCGCCCCGGACAAGGCCACCCTCATGGGCGAAACCCCGGCGCGGGCCGGGCGCGTCATTCCGCCCCGCGACTACCTGATCCGCGTGCTTTCCTACGACGCCTTCGCCGAGGCGGCAAAGGCCACTGACGCGGTGGTCATCGACATCCGCGACCCCTTCCAGCGCGACGTGGTCCCCGACATCGACGGCATCAGGCCCATCGCCCTCGACCCCCTGCTCTCCCTCGTTGTCTCGCGCATCTGGACCGAAAAGCGCCTGCTCTTCTTCGATGCCGTGGGCAGCCAGGTCCGCTGGCTCCAGTATTTTCTCGAGGCATACGGCTACTTCGACTACGCCTTTCTCGAAGGCGGCGTAGCCGCCATTGCAGGCGACCCGGGCAGGGTCAGGCCGGTCATCGAAACCAACCGCTCCATCGTCAGCAGCCAGGAGATGCTGCTGAAGCTCACGGGCGACCCCAATCTGGACAACAGTGACCGCAAGGTGCTCAGTTTCCTGCTGGCCAACGTCAAATTCAACAACTACATCGTCGTGGACCTCGCCGACGCAGGCAAGATCCTGTGCATACCCCAGGACCTGTTCATGACTTCGGTGCGCAAGTTGACCCGTCACCGCTATGCCACCCATACCGTCATGCAGGAAACCCTCATCGTCCAGGTGGACCC